Proteins from a single region of Caloramator sp. E03:
- a CDS encoding Gfo/Idh/MocA family protein, translating to MNSINFAIIGYGSIAKTHALAAYDANIRFNLPFSLNLKYVVTRNPKDIKLYGVKNTIDVEETLKDESIDFISICTPNDSHLEYVLKAVKYKKAVYCEKPLSSNYEDALKMTELVNDNGIKNAVALMYRFIPAVGLLRKEVVKRTIGDIIDFKLKTYHKSYLSSSKRGSWRTLESSGGGALLDLGVHLIDLVQFTLGEIKNINAKNKIYFKERSYVDEVSRCEIELIDGTEGSIEVSRIFAEGEQRDSFEVFGTKGSMKINFKNPYVLEVYLNDTNTVNLIKPASNSNDMKFFPDERNILGYFQSAHTASIINFANSIYENKDTGNAASFNDALKCQRLIDEAYKSGLR from the coding sequence ATGAATTCTATTAATTTTGCCATAATAGGATACGGTTCTATTGCAAAAACCCATGCATTGGCAGCATATGATGCAAATATAAGATTTAATCTGCCCTTTTCTTTGAATCTTAAGTATGTTGTAACGAGAAATCCAAAGGATATAAAGCTTTACGGCGTTAAAAACACTATTGATGTTGAAGAGACACTAAAGGACGAGAGTATAGATTTTATAAGCATATGTACTCCAAACGATTCTCATTTAGAATATGTTTTAAAAGCTGTAAAATACAAAAAGGCAGTATATTGTGAAAAGCCTCTGTCATCAAACTATGAAGATGCTCTTAAAATGACTGAACTTGTAAATGATAATGGAATTAAAAATGCAGTTGCATTAATGTATAGATTTATACCTGCTGTAGGGCTTTTAAGAAAAGAAGTTGTAAAAAGAACAATAGGAGATATTATTGATTTTAAATTAAAAACCTATCATAAAAGCTATTTGAGCAGCAGCAAAAGGGGAAGCTGGAGAACATTAGAGTCATCGGGCGGAGGTGCGCTTTTAGATTTGGGAGTTCATCTTATCGATTTAGTACAGTTCACCCTTGGAGAGATTAAAAATATTAATGCAAAAAATAAAATATATTTCAAAGAAAGAAGCTATGTAGACGAAGTTTCAAGATGCGAAATAGAGCTAATTGATGGCACAGAGGGAAGCATTGAAGTGTCGAGAATATTTGCAGAGGGTGAACAAAGGGATAGCTTTGAAGTTTTCGGAACAAAGGGAAGCATGAAAATAAATTTTAAAAATCCATACGTTTTAGAAGTTTATTTAAATGATACAAATACAGTGAATTTAATAAAACCTGCTAGCAATTCTAATGATATGAAGTTTTTCCCTGATGAAAGAAATATTCTCGGATATTTTCAAAGTGCACATACAGCATCTATTATAAATTTTGCAAATTCAATATATGAAAATAAAGATACAGGGAATGCAGCATCCTTTAATGATGCATTAAAATGTCAAAGATTAATAGATGAAGCATATAAGAGCGGATTAAGGTGA
- a CDS encoding SDR family oxidoreductase, with protein MKKILLTGGLGFFCTRFFDRYKNEYEILSTDKDDLNITDEKKVYEAFEKFRPDYVIHAAAIAVTDFCNKNPEIARKINVDGAVNVAKACKKYNSKLLFISTEQVFNGNIQSGPYTEEDIPVPNTVYGQNKLEAEKLLKDILDELWVVRFTWLFGLSDRNKGIASNILWETITSLIKGEKIYASPHEFRGMTYVYDMIENIVKVFDIPYGTYHIGSTNDMSRYDVVKHILTEMGLEDRIDEILVKDEGKYKDAPRDVRLNTEKIKKYGIVFPTTKEAISKCIKEYKLNFK; from the coding sequence ATGAAGAAAATTTTATTAACAGGTGGATTGGGATTCTTTTGCACAAGATTTTTTGACAGATATAAAAATGAATATGAAATTTTATCAACAGATAAGGATGATTTAAACATAACTGATGAAAAAAAAGTATATGAAGCCTTTGAAAAATTTAGACCTGATTATGTTATTCACGCAGCAGCAATTGCTGTTACTGATTTTTGCAACAAAAATCCAGAAATCGCAAGAAAAATCAATGTAGATGGGGCAGTAAATGTTGCAAAGGCTTGTAAAAAATATAATTCAAAGCTTCTTTTTATAAGCACTGAACAGGTTTTTAACGGGAATATACAGTCAGGTCCATATACTGAAGAAGATATTCCAGTTCCAAACACAGTATATGGTCAAAATAAACTTGAAGCTGAAAAGCTGTTAAAAGATATATTAGATGAACTATGGGTAGTAAGGTTTACATGGCTTTTTGGATTATCTGACAGAAATAAGGGCATCGCTTCAAACATATTATGGGAAACAATAACTTCCCTAATAAAAGGAGAAAAGATATATGCATCTCCCCATGAATTTAGGGGAATGACATATGTTTATGATATGATAGAAAACATTGTAAAAGTGTTTGATATACCCTATGGAACATATCATATAGGAAGTACAAATGATATGAGCAGATATGATGTTGTAAAACACATACTAACTGAAATGGGACTTGAAGATAGAATAGATGAAATATTAGTTAAAGATGAGGGAAAGTATAAAGATGCACCAAGGGATGTAAGACTTAATACAGAAAAAATAAAAAAATACGGAATAGTATTTCCAACAACGAAGGAAGCAATATCAAAATGTATTAAAGAATATAAACTAAATTTTAAATAG
- a CDS encoding heme-degrading domain-containing protein, which produces MEKLEIKLNEIEKQEKELQFDYFSSDSALKIGLIIIEKAKILSKPIAIDITKNSNKLFYYSFDGASPDNYEWIKRKNNVVNRFFRSSLYIGTKLKLINKTIEEKYLISSKEYAPFGGAFPIIIKNTGVVGTITVSGLSQEEDHNLVVESIKEYLKLLQNNKE; this is translated from the coding sequence ATGGAAAAACTTGAAATTAAACTTAATGAAATTGAAAAGCAAGAAAAAGAACTTCAATTTGATTATTTCAGCAGCGATTCTGCTTTAAAAATAGGTTTGATAATAATTGAAAAGGCTAAAATATTATCTAAACCTATAGCTATTGATATTACAAAAAATTCTAATAAACTTTTTTATTATTCCTTTGATGGAGCATCTCCCGATAATTATGAATGGATAAAAAGAAAAAACAATGTGGTAAACAGGTTTTTTAGAAGCTCACTTTATATTGGAACAAAACTTAAATTAATTAATAAGACTATAGAAGAAAAGTATTTAATATCTTCAAAAGAATATGCTCCTTTTGGAGGCGCATTCCCAATTATAATTAAAAATACCGGCGTTGTTGGAACCATTACAGTATCAGGCCTTTCTCAAGAAGAAGATCATAATTTAGTTGTTGAATCTATAAAAGAATATTTAAAGTTGCTTCAAAACAATAAAGAATAA
- a CDS encoding DeoR/GlpR family DNA-binding transcription regulator → MERSSIVFPEERLEEILKILKSEGKLKVKDLSIKFNVTEDCIRKDLKVLENKGYLKRTYGGAVLFRESAHEQDIVSRKDIDISSKTIIAQKAFDIIEDRETIFLDISTTNIILAKLLSESSKNITVVSNMLEVINVLSNKNNITAICIGGILNKNLNGFVGAASIELISKYKFDKTFIGSCGIDVFDKSITTFQIEDGITKSSIIKAGKKNYIVMEKKKFYYDGNYKFASLDDIDSIITDELIDDDIKNILIENGIEII, encoded by the coding sequence ATGGAAAGGAGCAGTATAGTGTTTCCAGAAGAGAGATTAGAAGAGATTCTTAAAATATTAAAATCAGAGGGAAAGTTAAAGGTAAAAGATTTAAGCATAAAATTTAATGTCACTGAGGACTGCATCAGAAAAGATTTAAAAGTTCTCGAAAACAAAGGATATCTAAAAAGAACCTATGGCGGAGCTGTGCTTTTTAGAGAATCCGCTCATGAGCAGGATATAGTTTCAAGAAAGGATATAGATATATCCTCAAAGACAATAATAGCTCAAAAAGCCTTCGATATTATTGAGGATAGAGAAACAATATTTCTCGACATATCAACTACCAATATTATACTTGCAAAGCTTTTATCAGAAAGCAGTAAAAATATTACTGTTGTTTCAAATATGCTTGAAGTGATTAATGTTCTCTCAAACAAGAACAATATAACTGCAATATGCATAGGAGGAATATTAAATAAAAATCTTAATGGTTTTGTCGGTGCAGCATCAATTGAATTAATTTCGAAATATAAATTCGATAAAACCTTTATAGGAAGCTGCGGAATTGATGTTTTTGATAAAAGCATTACAACCTTTCAAATAGAAGACGGTATAACCAAATCATCTATAATAAAAGCCGGAAAAAAGAATTATATCGTTATGGAAAAAAAGAAGTTTTATTATGATGGCAATTATAAATTCGCTTCCTTAGATGATATAGACAGCATTATTACAGATGAATTAATAGATGATGATATTAAAAATATACTAATTGAAAACGGCATTGAGATAATTTAG
- a CDS encoding Gfo/Idh/MocA family protein: MKSINFAIIGFGSIAKAHALAAYDANLRYNLPFTLNLKYVVTRKPCEIKLPGVKNCINVQEVLEDESIDFISISTPNDSHLEYVEKAVQYYKAIYCEKPLASTYEDALKMTEAVNKNNVKNAVAFMYRFLPAVRLLKREIANKTIGDIIDFKIKIYHKSYLNSNKKGTWRTLKSSGGGALLDLGAHLIDLIFFTLGEIEKIDSKTRIYFKERSFVDEIAYCDIKLFNGVQGSIEVSRIFAEADQRDSFEIYGTKGSMKLNFKNPYVLEIFLNEENMVKLVKPDIAEDMQFYPDERNVLGYFQSAHTASIINFANSIYENKDIGIAASFEDGLKCQKIIKEAYENPLK; this comes from the coding sequence ATGAAAAGTATAAATTTTGCTATAATTGGATTTGGTTCAATTGCAAAAGCCCATGCTTTAGCAGCTTACGATGCTAATTTAAGATATAATTTACCTTTTACATTAAATCTTAAGTATGTTGTTACGAGAAAACCCTGTGAAATAAAACTTCCTGGTGTAAAAAATTGTATTAATGTTCAAGAAGTTTTGGAAGATGAAAGTATTGATTTTATAAGCATAAGTACCCCAAATGATTCACATTTAGAATATGTTGAAAAGGCAGTACAATATTATAAAGCTATATATTGTGAAAAACCTTTGGCATCTACTTATGAAGATGCTTTAAAAATGACAGAGGCTGTTAATAAAAACAATGTTAAAAATGCAGTAGCGTTTATGTACAGATTTCTTCCTGCTGTTAGGCTTTTAAAAAGAGAGATAGCAAATAAAACAATTGGTGATATTATTGATTTTAAAATAAAAATATATCATAAAAGTTATTTAAACAGCAACAAAAAAGGAACTTGGAGAACACTTAAATCTTCAGGAGGAGGAGCACTTTTAGATTTAGGTGCCCATCTAATTGATTTGATTTTTTTTACTTTAGGTGAAATTGAAAAAATTGATTCAAAAACAAGAATTTACTTTAAAGAAAGAAGCTTTGTTGATGAAATTGCATATTGCGATATTAAACTTTTTAATGGAGTTCAAGGAAGTATAGAGGTGTCAAGGATTTTTGCTGAAGCTGATCAAAGGGATAGTTTTGAAATTTACGGTACCAAAGGAAGTATGAAATTAAATTTTAAAAATCCTTATGTTCTTGAAATCTTTTTAAATGAAGAAAATATGGTAAAACTAGTTAAACCAGACATCGCAGAGGATATGCAATTTTATCCTGATGAGAGAAATGTGCTTGGATATTTTCAAAGTGCACATACTGCATCAATAATAAATTTTGCAAATTCAATTTATGAAAACAAGGATATAGGTATTGCCGCTTCATTTGAAGATGGTCTAAAATGCCAGAAAATAATTAAAGAAGCTTATGAAAACCCATTAAAGTGA
- a CDS encoding SDR family oxidoreductase, translating to MKKILLTGGKGFFSTRFYERYKNEYEILSLGKEEFNVCDEEKVFEVFSRFKPDYVIHAAAIAVTEFCNKNPEIARKVNVDGTAFVARACREFGSKLVFISSEQVFNGNIKMGPYSEEDIPVPNTVYGQNKLEAEKIIKETICEYWILRFTWLFGMPERNMGMASNILWETVSTLIKGERIYASPNEFRGMTYIYDMVENIIKVFDIPYDTYHIGSSNDMSRYDVVKHILTEMGLSSRIDEVLIKDEEKYKNFPRDVRLDTSKINKYGIVFPSTKDAITRCIKEYKLNLK from the coding sequence ATGAAAAAAATTTTATTAACAGGCGGTAAGGGATTCTTTTCTACAAGGTTTTATGAGAGATATAAAAATGAATATGAAATTTTATCTTTAGGGAAAGAGGAATTTAATGTATGTGATGAAGAAAAGGTATTTGAAGTATTTTCAAGATTTAAACCTGATTATGTAATACATGCAGCAGCAATTGCAGTTACTGAATTTTGTAATAAAAACCCTGAAATTGCAAGGAAAGTCAATGTTGATGGTACTGCTTTTGTAGCCAGAGCATGTAGAGAGTTTGGTTCAAAACTTGTATTTATAAGCAGTGAGCAGGTTTTTAACGGGAATATAAAGATGGGGCCATATAGTGAAGAAGATATTCCTGTACCTAATACTGTATATGGTCAGAATAAACTTGAGGCAGAAAAGATAATAAAAGAAACTATTTGTGAGTATTGGATACTAAGATTTACATGGCTTTTTGGAATGCCCGAAAGAAATATGGGGATGGCATCAAATATATTATGGGAAACAGTATCTACGCTTATAAAAGGGGAAAGGATCTATGCATCTCCTAATGAATTTAGAGGAATGACATATATTTATGATATGGTTGAAAATATTATTAAGGTTTTTGATATTCCCTATGACACATATCATATTGGCAGCTCTAATGATATGAGCAGATATGATGTAGTAAAGCATATATTAACTGAAATGGGGTTATCGAGCAGGATTGATGAAGTACTTATAAAAGATGAAGAAAAGTATAAAAACTTCCCCAGGGATGTAAGACTTGATACATCAAAAATAAACAAGTATGGTATAGTTTTTCCGTCAACAAAAGATGCAATAACAAGATGTATTAAAGAATATAAGTTAAATCTCAAATAA
- a CDS encoding GerAB/ArcD/ProY family transporter, translating into MKRYNNEITCFQYMYIIQGAMIGVGILSLSSSVCKSAQQSGWISVLLGGIYPVYIVIVSSLIYKNMRYINFYDLNKKIYGKYISYISYFIFILYFIFFSALILSGFTNVLTFSTVKFLPSYMITAITSFAIYISINYGLTYIGRLSEIIFPLTILLLLIPLYFINMGDITNLLPLISSYEGIIKAMPDTLFSYSGIEICFLIIPFISKKKNIIKYGIIGSIITIIMYTVTVLLIINYCGWKLTSKLQYPFLYLVAGADIPVLSNFEPIFIFFWGNKVFQTISACSFTSSYLISQSFNIDYNYCSLIVCVLIFLTSFFLIPESNRSKIINISLPYMIITIFLWSLLTLLLSYIKRGASK; encoded by the coding sequence ATGAAAAGGTATAACAATGAAATTACTTGTTTTCAATATATGTATATAATTCAAGGTGCTATGATTGGTGTTGGAATACTTTCTCTATCTTCATCTGTATGCAAAAGTGCCCAGCAGTCAGGATGGATTAGTGTGCTTTTAGGTGGAATCTATCCAGTGTATATTGTTATTGTTTCATCTTTAATTTATAAAAATATGAGGTACATAAATTTTTATGACCTAAATAAAAAAATATACGGAAAATATATATCTTATATATCTTACTTTATATTTATCTTGTATTTTATATTCTTTAGTGCTCTTATTCTTTCTGGTTTTACTAACGTACTTACTTTTTCAACAGTTAAATTTTTACCTTCATATATGATTACTGCTATTACTTCTTTTGCTATTTATATTTCTATAAACTATGGCCTTACATATATAGGTAGGTTATCAGAAATTATTTTTCCTCTTACAATATTACTTCTTTTAATTCCACTATACTTTATTAATATGGGGGATATTACTAATCTGCTTCCTTTAATAAGCAGCTACGAAGGAATAATAAAAGCAATGCCTGATACGCTTTTTTCTTATTCAGGAATTGAAATATGTTTTTTAATAATACCTTTTATATCAAAAAAGAAAAATATAATTAAATATGGAATTATCGGTAGTATAATTACTATCATAATGTATACAGTAACGGTTTTACTTATAATAAACTATTGTGGTTGGAAGTTAACTTCAAAACTTCAATATCCTTTTCTATATCTTGTTGCTGGTGCTGATATCCCGGTATTATCAAATTTTGAACCAATATTTATATTCTTTTGGGGTAATAAAGTGTTTCAAACTATTTCAGCATGTAGCTTTACAAGTTCTTATTTGATATCACAATCGTTTAATATAGATTATAATTATTGTTCGTTAATAGTATGTGTATTAATATTTTTAACATCTTTCTTTTTAATACCTGAATCAAACCGATCTAAAATAATAAATATTTCTCTTCCCTATATGATAATAACTATTTTTCTATGGTCTTTGCTTACATTACTTTTAAGCTATATAAAAAGAGGTGCATCAAAGTGA
- a CDS encoding Ger(x)C family spore germination protein: MKHIKIIIFIFPIILLSGCYDRVPIERTSVVSGSAQDIIDDNLLSASLEYLIFTGKEKISKTVSTQTGQSIYDIFNKRLLEAKKTYLTGTIRSLIISEDRARYGIDDIIDSFMRDQERNINTTVVVCKDKAVDIIKIEPKESNTMSSEIEDLIKSSYQTNFNQRDTNIKDLYNMRFQEGRRIMLPYIEKYKDTVKISSVAVFEKDKMIFKIPSEDVKYVNLIRNHDTLGYLNFSGEKPLESFDIYCKVNRKVKADIKNDNINYNIKITLNSLIKENSINKFKEMDKKTIDTIQDTYSKELKSKLESIIEKYKSNYGVDVFDIQKYAVAKLGKDKADYVSSKFKDSNINIEVKIKINSIGRVIR, from the coding sequence GTGAAGCACATCAAAATTATAATATTTATATTTCCTATTATTCTTTTATCAGGATGCTACGATAGAGTTCCAATTGAAAGGACTTCAGTTGTATCCGGTTCAGCACAAGACATTATTGATGATAATCTTCTTTCAGCTTCATTAGAATATCTTATTTTTACTGGTAAAGAAAAAATATCCAAAACAGTATCAACTCAAACAGGTCAATCAATATATGACATATTTAATAAAAGATTGCTTGAGGCTAAAAAAACTTATTTAACAGGAACCATAAGATCTTTAATCATAAGTGAAGATAGAGCAAGATATGGAATTGATGATATAATTGATTCTTTTATGCGGGATCAAGAAAGAAACATAAATACAACTGTTGTTGTTTGTAAAGATAAAGCTGTAGACATAATTAAAATAGAACCTAAGGAGTCAAATACAATGTCTAGTGAGATAGAAGATCTTATAAAATCATCCTACCAAACAAATTTCAACCAAAGAGATACTAATATAAAGGATTTATATAACATGAGGTTTCAAGAAGGTAGAAGAATTATGCTACCTTATATAGAAAAGTATAAAGATACAGTAAAAATAAGTAGTGTAGCTGTATTTGAAAAGGATAAAATGATATTTAAAATTCCAAGCGAGGATGTAAAATATGTAAATTTAATAAGAAATCATGATACGCTTGGATATCTCAATTTTAGCGGTGAAAAGCCTTTAGAATCATTTGATATATATTGCAAAGTAAATAGAAAAGTAAAAGCTGATATTAAAAACGATAACATAAACTATAACATAAAAATAACTCTTAATTCCTTAATTAAAGAAAACAGTATAAATAAATTTAAAGAGATGGATAAAAAAACTATAGATACAATTCAAGATACCTATTCAAAGGAACTAAAGTCAAAACTTGAAAGTATTATTGAAAAGTACAAAAGTAATTATGGTGTTGATGTTTTTGATATTCAAAAATATGCTGTTGCAAAATTAGGAAAAGATAAAGCTGACTATGTTTCAAGTAAATTTAAGGATTCTAATATCAATATAGAAGTAAAAATAAAAATTAACTCTATTGGAAGAGTTATAAGGTAG
- a CDS encoding spore germination protein, whose amino-acid sequence MNEQLKNDIKDNYNQISSNISSNFNFIKREITIFKNIICYILYISGLSDKNDIQDNIIKPLLQTDNTELINSQNIMQELINKYIYSSEIEKSSSLPKICSELINGKCVILIQNQTEAIICNTVSSKYRQIQESTTEKSIQGSKESFVENIDVNIALLQRKLKNSDFRIERFVMGSKTNTEIVLTYIDKIIDPTVLDKIKSKILTISTPALLSPGFLEQFFDERTYNIFPMSKITEKPDKAAFDLLEGKAVIFISECPSALIVPATFIEFFQGFEDYSDKTIIACFSRILRFIAIITIIILEPIYLILLYYNPELFPYGLITIVISSRQNIPLPPLLEILAMDLAVEILREGGIRLPNPIGTTLAIVGGIVIGDSATKAGLVSYTTLFIVAITVISTFIIPNYQMALTIRFLRFPLLILSQFLGFFGLLIGLYLVVIILIKLEIFGVAYLAPVAPLRFVDMYDLIIRAPLRKVLLQPRSLKPSKKTKK is encoded by the coding sequence ATGAATGAACAACTTAAAAACGATATAAAAGATAATTACAATCAAATTTCATCTAATATATCATCAAATTTCAATTTTATAAAAAGAGAAATAACTATATTCAAAAATATAATTTGCTATATATTATACATCTCTGGGCTTTCAGATAAAAATGATATACAGGATAATATTATAAAACCTTTACTACAAACTGATAATACTGAATTAATTAATTCACAGAATATAATGCAGGAATTAATTAATAAATATATATATTCTTCTGAAATCGAAAAATCTTCTTCCTTGCCAAAAATATGCTCTGAATTAATAAACGGCAAATGTGTAATTCTTATACAAAATCAAACTGAAGCTATTATATGTAATACTGTAAGCTCAAAATATAGACAAATTCAAGAATCAACAACTGAAAAGTCAATACAAGGTTCAAAAGAAAGTTTTGTTGAAAACATAGATGTTAACATAGCATTACTTCAAAGAAAGTTAAAAAACTCTGATTTTAGAATAGAAAGATTTGTAATGGGTAGCAAGACTAATACAGAAATTGTATTAACTTATATTGATAAAATAATTGACCCCACAGTACTTGATAAAATAAAGTCCAAAATTTTAACTATTTCAACTCCTGCTCTTTTATCTCCAGGATTTCTTGAACAATTTTTTGATGAAAGGACATACAATATTTTTCCAATGAGTAAAATTACAGAAAAACCTGATAAAGCTGCCTTTGACCTGCTTGAAGGGAAAGCAGTGATATTCATTTCAGAATGTCCAAGTGCTTTAATAGTTCCAGCAACATTTATTGAGTTCTTTCAAGGTTTTGAAGATTATTCTGACAAAACAATAATTGCTTGCTTTTCAAGGATTCTAAGATTTATTGCAATAATTACAATTATAATACTTGAACCAATATACCTCATTCTTTTATATTATAATCCTGAGCTTTTTCCTTATGGTCTTATAACTATAGTAATTTCATCAAGACAAAATATCCCCCTACCTCCTTTGCTTGAAATACTTGCAATGGATCTTGCAGTAGAAATCCTCCGTGAAGGTGGTATAAGGCTTCCTAATCCAATTGGAACAACCCTTGCAATTGTAGGTGGTATTGTAATCGGAGATTCAGCTACAAAAGCAGGTTTAGTTAGTTATACAACTCTGTTTATAGTTGCGATTACAGTTATTTCTACATTTATAATCCCAAATTATCAAATGGCATTAACTATAAGATTTTTACGCTTCCCTCTTTTAATATTAAGTCAGTTTTTGGGATTTTTTGGATTACTTATTGGATTATATTTAGTAGTAATAATATTAATCAAACTTGAAATTTTTGGAGTCGCATATCTTGCTCCTGTTGCACCATTAAGATTTGTTGACATGTATGATTTAATAATTAGAGCTCCGCTTAGAAAAGTACTATTGCAACCACGAAGCTTAAAGCCAAGCAAGAAAACAAAAAAGTAA
- a CDS encoding transposase: MPRMARQKSYDSIYHVMVKSISEVLLYKDDKDKIKYLDYMKKAQEQFEFRVYSYCLMDNHAHFIIDANGADISKIMHFINYKYAMYFNKRYERSGHLFQDRFKSLIVKDDRYLFALTAYVHFNATDLKGYDKNPQDYRFSSLGIFLGQKTDEFELIDDKFILSMFSLKEATARAIYKDFVFKVKSIVDAQREEFKKEGTEYRSMRTILVRDLSPDKIIELISQKFNVDKLMLRIKRAKEAKEAKAILCFVLRKFCDLRCADICRILGNMGQSNVSKLCSLGRELVKEEKYKNIVNDILVQYI; the protein is encoded by the coding sequence ATGCCAAGAATGGCAAGGCAAAAAAGCTATGATTCTATTTATCATGTTATGGTAAAAAGCATATCCGAAGTTCTCCTCTACAAAGACGATAAGGATAAAATAAAATACCTTGACTACATGAAAAAAGCCCAAGAACAGTTCGAATTTAGAGTTTATTCCTACTGCCTTATGGATAATCATGCTCATTTTATTATAGATGCAAACGGTGCAGATATCTCAAAAATAATGCACTTTATAAACTATAAATATGCCATGTATTTTAATAAAAGGTATGAAAGAAGTGGCCATCTCTTTCAAGACAGGTTCAAAAGCTTAATCGTAAAGGATGATAGATACCTCTTTGCCTTAACAGCCTACGTTCACTTTAACGCAACAGACCTAAAAGGCTACGATAAAAATCCACAGGATTACCGCTTTTCATCTTTAGGCATATTCTTAGGGCAAAAGACAGATGAATTTGAGCTTATAGATGACAAATTTATATTATCCATGTTTAGCCTAAAGGAAGCTACAGCAAGGGCTATATACAAAGACTTTGTATTTAAAGTAAAAAGTATTGTTGATGCGCAAAGGGAAGAGTTTAAGAAAGAAGGAACAGAGTATAGGAGCATGAGAACAATCCTTGTAAGGGATCTATCCCCTGATAAAATAATAGAATTAATATCACAAAAATTCAACGTAGATAAGCTAATGCTAAGGATAAAGCGGGCAAAGGAGGCAAAGGAAGCGAAGGCAATACTATGCTTTGTGTTAAGAAAGTTTTGTGATTTAAGATGTGCCGATATATGCAGGATACTTGGGAATATGGGGCAATCTAACGTTTCAAAGCTATGTTCCCTTGGGAGGGAGCTTGTAAAGGAAGAGAAATATAAAAATATAGTAAATGATATATTAGTGCAATACATATAA
- a CDS encoding SHOCT domain-containing protein: MFRCASISGFGFRGVNFMMMIPMILFFMLFVYLFLKLLNSKNLILSDSIASHSKALDILNERFASGEISEEEYKSKKKIILDKI, translated from the coding sequence ATGTTCAGATGTGCTTCAATTAGTGGTTTTGGATTTAGAGGTGTTAATTTTATGATGATGATACCTATGATTTTATTTTTTATGCTATTTGTATATTTATTTTTAAAACTACTTAATTCCAAAAATCTTATCTTAAGTGACTCAATAGCTTCACATTCAAAGGCACTTGATATCTTAAATGAAAGATTTGCAAGTGGTGAAATAAGCGAGGAGGAATATAAATCTAAAAAGAAAATAATTTTAGATAAGATCTGA